The genomic stretch GCGGGTGCGCTCGCGCTCGGCGTCGGCCACCAACAGCTTGATGGCCAGCCCCTTCATCTCGTCCGCCGAGTAGCCCAGCATCTCGTGGGCGCGCGGGTTGGCGAACAGCAGCGAGCCGTCCGCGGCCAACACCGCGATGCCCTCGGCGGCCGAAGCGAAGAGCTCGGCGTAGCGTTCCAGCCCCGCCAGCCGGCGCTCGGCCTCGAAACGCGCGAACGTGACCTCTTGTGTGTGATCGCGCAGGGACTGCATGACGCGCGCGTTGCGCAGCGCCACGGCGGTGGCGTTGGCGACCGCCTGGCAGTAGCGCATCTCGCGCGGGTGCAGCACGCGGTTGGGCGTCTCGAGGCGCAGGAAGAACACGCCGATGGCCTGCGTCTCCCACACGATGGGGATCAGCACCATGGCGCCCAGGTCCTGCGCCACGGTGACGCCCTGCAGCACGGGGTGAGTGCGCACGTCGTCGATGGTGAGCGGCTCGCGGCAGCGCAGCACCTCGCGGATCTCGGGGTAGTCCGCCAGGTCGATGGCCAGGTTGGTGAGCGTCTCGTCGTCGCTGGCCACCATGACGTAGCCCGTCTCCTCCGAAGAAGAGCCGTCGGTGTCGGGGGCCAGCACGATGGAGATGCGCGACGAGCCGATGGCGCGCGCCACACGGCGCACCACGGAGAACAGAATGTCTCGGAAGTCGAGCGATGACGTGAGCCGCTGCGTGAGCTCGAGCAGGGACTCTGCGTCCTCGGCCGACTCCAACAGCTGGGCGTGCTGCGCCCGCGCGTTGGCGCTGACCAGCCAGCGAGTGCGCCACTGGCGCCCGTCCAGCGGGGCCAGCAGCACGTCGGTCGCGCCACGCGTGAGCCACGTGTGCGGCGCCTCGGGCTCGGTGCCGTCCAGCAGGAGCATGAGCGGCAGCTGCCCACCGAGGGCGGCCTGCACGCTGGCCAGCAGCTCGGGGTCGGGCGGCAAGATGACCCCGGCGTCCGCCACGGGTGTGTCGGCCAGCGCGGCCACCAGGTCCGGGACGCAGGCGAAACCCTGCACCGGCACATCGCTGCCCAGCGCGGACAAAACACGTTCACGCCTAGCGGCGTCGTGGTCGAGCACGTAGGCGGCGGGGTTGGGGGGATTCATCTGGAACAAAGGAAAACAGCGGTCAGCGCGCGGAGCCTCTCCGGACAGCATATCAGGGGCTCTCGAACGGGGGTATGAAATGGCAGGTCAGATCTCGAAGGCCATGGCCTCCACGCGGGCCAGCTCGCGCACGCGGAGGATCTCGGAGGTGTACTCGCTCATCTCTTCGCGGATGGCCTCGCTGGTCAGGTCCACCATGCTCTCGACCACCGGGGTGACCGAGGCCAGCGTCTCCGACAGGCCGTGCGCCAGGTCGTCCAGCCGCCGGTCCAGCTCCTCGAGGTCGCGCTCCGTCTCGGCCACCACGGCCTCCAGCATGCGGTCGTGGGCGGTCCCCAGGTCCTCGAGCACATCGGCAGGGACCACCTCGGGGAACATGCGCGCGAGGCGCACCAGGTTGCGCCACGTCTCCTCGGCCCCGACCGGGTCCGGGCGACGCCCACGCAGGCGCTGCCCGCCCAGCTCGAGCTGCTGGAACGCCTCGCGGTACTGCGCCAGCTGGACGTGGTACTGCATCTCACCAACGCGCGGCCAGAGGTAGTGCAGGCGCGTGTGGCGCTGCTCCGTGGCCACGTCACGCAAGCCCTTGCTGGACTCCGGCAGCCGGCTGAAGAACGCCGCGGCCATGCGGTCGGACTGCTCCAGCAGCGCGCGGTTGGCGATGCGCCGACGCAGCCGGTGGACGCTGCGCTGCAGCAGCATGAGCACCTGCTTGCTGGCCACGCGGGTGGCCTCGTCCAGGCTGCCCCCGTACTCGCGCGCCCAGGCCACCAGCTGGTTGCGGTGGCGCGCCTCGATGTCCAGCGTGACGCGCGGCAAGTCCAGCTCCATGGCCCGCAGCTCGCGCAGGTTGCGGTGCGACCGCACGAACAGCACCAGGTAGATGGTGAGGTAGAAGGCGCCGTAGAGCAGCAACCACAGGCTGAGGCCCAGCGCCGTGGCCAGGTGGTCGTTCAGCCAGCGCCCGAAGTCCCCCGTCAGCGGCACGCGCAGCCCACGGGCGACCTCGCGCTCGGCCCACTCCACGAGCCGTGGCCGCACCGAGAAGGCGAAGTCGCCCACCAGCGCCAGCAGCACGATGGCCACCAGCCCCAAGCGCCGCATGAGCACGGCAAAGGGCACGCTGGCGTTCTGCGAGATGCGCATGACGTGGCGCGAGCCATACACCACGTCGGCCGCGCCCAACACGAACGCGAAGAGACGCGGGGCCACGCCATAGCGCGAGCGCACCTCCAGCTTGAACAGCGCGGCGTCTGGCTGCCCCACGATGACCACCGGCGGGAAGTCGAGATCGATGCGCACCTCGCGCGGGGGCCCGGACACGCGCGGCACTTCGAGGACGCAGACGTGACGCTCCGCGGGCGACCGCAGGTTCTCGTCCAGCGAGGCCACGAAGTCGTCCACGCGCTCGCGCCGGCTGGCCGTCAGCTCGTCCATCATGGCCTGCAGGCGCGCTTCGATGCGCTTCACGTACGCGATGGGGCTGCGGTCACGGCCCTGGGCCACCTCGGACCACGAGACGTCGGCGCCCTGCTCGAAGCGCACGAGGCTGGTCTCCGCGCGGCCGGTCAGCTTGGCGAGGGCGTTCGAGGCGAGCTGCGCCTGCAGCTGCCGGAAGCGCATGAACCACATCACCTTGTGGATGAAGTAGAGCAGCGACAGCAGCATCACGCCGTAGAACGCGGCTACGAAGATGTTCGCCATGAGGCCCATCGGGGGCCGGCCTCTAGCACCCGGGCTCAGGGGGGGCACCCCGGCCCACAGGCCCTCGGCTGGGCTGGTCAGTCGGGCGCACGCGGGCTACAAGGCGCCATGCGCTACCGCCAGGCGTTCATCCCGACGCTCAAAGAAGTCCCGAAGGACGCCACGAGCCCCTCGCACGTGCTCCTGCTGCGTGCCGGCTACGTGCGTATGGTCGGCGCCGGCATCTACGAGATGCTGCCGCTGGGCCACCGCGTGCTCACCAAGATCAGCAACATCGTGCGCCGCGAGATGAACGGCGCCGGCGCCCAAGAGCTGCTCCTGCCCGCGCTCTTGCCGGCCGAGTATTTCCGGGAGACCGGTCGCTGGGACAGCTTCGGCGACGCGCTGGTGCGGCTCAAGGACCGCCGCGGCAACGACTACCACTTGGGGCCCACGCACGAAGAGATCATCACGGACTTGGTGCGCCGCGAGGTCAAGAGCTACCGGCAGCTCCCGCTCAACCTCTACCAGATCCAGATGAAGTTCCGTGACGAGGCGCGCCCGAGAGGCGGACTGCTGCGCTGCCGCGAGTTCCTCATGAAGGACGCGTACTCGTTCGACGTCTCGCTGGAAGCCGCCGAGAAGAGCTACGCCGGGATGCGTGACGCCTACCACGCCATCTTCAAGCGGCTGGGCCTGCACTACCGCGTGGTGAAGGCCGACAGCGGCGCCATGGGTGGCAGCACCAGCGCCGAGTTCCAGGTGCTCACGCAGACCGGTGAGGACGCCATCGTGGCGTGCTCCGCGTGTGAGTACGCCGCCAACGCCGAGGTGGCCGAGGCCCAGCGCGCTCCGCGTGCCGCCGCCGCTGCGGGCGAGCTCCCGGCCCTCGAGAAGGTGCGCACCCCCAAGGTGAAGAGCATCGACGACGTGGTGGCGTTCTTCGCGGAGAACGTGCCGAGCGTCACGGGACTCACGCCCGCCACGTGCATCAAGTCGCTGGTCTACGTGGTCAGCAAGATCGCCACGGGCGAGAGCGAGACCGTGCTGGTGGTGGTGCGCGGCGACCACGAGGTCAACGAGATTGGCCTCTTGCGCCACCTGGGCTTCGACGAAGCACGCATGGCCACCGAAGAAGAAGTGAAGGCCGCCGCCGCCGCCGCCCCGGGCTTCATCGGTCCGGTGGGCTACACCGGCCGCGTGGTGGTGGACGTAGACGCCGCCGCGGTCACCAGCGCCGTCGGCGGTGCCAACGAGAACCCCTTCCACTACGCACACATCGTGCACGGGCGGGACTACCAGGGCGAGCTGGC from Sandaracinaceae bacterium encodes the following:
- a CDS encoding PAS domain S-box protein translates to MNPPNPAAYVLDHDAARRERVLSALGSDVPVQGFACVPDLVAALADTPVADAGVILPPDPELLASVQAALGGQLPLMLLLDGTEPEAPHTWLTRGATDVLLAPLDGRQWRTRWLVSANARAQHAQLLESAEDAESLLELTQRLTSSLDFRDILFSVVRRVARAIGSSRISIVLAPDTDGSSSEETGYVMVASDDETLTNLAIDLADYPEIREVLRCREPLTIDDVRTHPVLQGVTVAQDLGAMVLIPIVWETQAIGVFFLRLETPNRVLHPREMRYCQAVANATAVALRNARVMQSLRDHTQEVTFARFEAERRLAGLERYAELFASAAEGIAVLAADGSLLFANPRAHEMLGYSADEMKGLAIKLLVADAERERTRALWDGFAAGVYPRGADIRFVRKDRSEVILNCSFAALAIGDAKVLVSCQDVTVQRQTEAELIKTMEFLESLIDASVDGIVAGDMEGNIVLFNPSAERIYGYRAADVVGRMNLSDLYDGEGWTLVRDRLMSEGHGGFGRLVPTRVDAKGANGEQIPIQISAALIFERGEPVATFGIFTDLRERLRTQQRLAEVHQKLEHTERQAVLAELAGTAAHELNQPLTSIMAYAELLERKLTPGSAEHRAAGTMVSEAQRMADIVRKIGRVTKYETRSYVGEQKILDLDRASSRGSSPGED
- a CDS encoding proline--tRNA ligase, which produces MRYRQAFIPTLKEVPKDATSPSHVLLLRAGYVRMVGAGIYEMLPLGHRVLTKISNIVRREMNGAGAQELLLPALLPAEYFRETGRWDSFGDALVRLKDRRGNDYHLGPTHEEIITDLVRREVKSYRQLPLNLYQIQMKFRDEARPRGGLLRCREFLMKDAYSFDVSLEAAEKSYAGMRDAYHAIFKRLGLHYRVVKADSGAMGGSTSAEFQVLTQTGEDAIVACSACEYAANAEVAEAQRAPRAAAAAGELPALEKVRTPKVKSIDDVVAFFAENVPSVTGLTPATCIKSLVYVVSKIATGESETVLVVVRGDHEVNEIGLLRHLGFDEARMATEEEVKAAAAAAPGFIGPVGYTGRVVVDVDAAAVTSAVGGANENPFHYAHIVHGRDYQGELANVRLVRAGDLCTQCGAPLETYKGIEGGHVFILGTHYSDKMGATYLDEGGVKRSIVMGCYGIGVSRLMATAIEQHHDDQGIRWPMAIAPFQVIVTILGDAEEPVATANQIYDGLRSAGVDVLLDDRDERPGVKFKDADLLGIPLRVTVGARTLAEGNVELKERSAADVALVPVADVVRRITERVLELGGELGK